In Candidatus Cohnella colombiensis, one DNA window encodes the following:
- a CDS encoding 3-hydroxyacyl-CoA dehydrogenase NAD-binding domain-containing protein, translating into MFRVVGVVGAGTMGQSIAEMLAVKGLDVHLVEKTPEKLQQAMDMLEASLDRQLERWAITSAEKKLTLNRIHLETSLQHLAQCQLVIETIDEDLDSKKDIIRQLDSILENDAIIASNTSTLSLTELASAAKSPDRVIGMHFVYPALRVDVVEIVLGLQTSDLTYKRTKNFIEKEIFKQGIMVFESPGFVTTRLICLMINEALHIIEEGVASPEDIDVAIKLGYQFEHGPLEMADRFGLDSVWAALDRMFREFGEIKYRPSIILKKKVRAGQLGVKSGIGFFKYNKDGERI; encoded by the coding sequence ATGTTTCGAGTAGTCGGAGTAGTTGGCGCGGGAACGATGGGTCAAAGTATCGCGGAGATGCTAGCGGTTAAAGGGCTAGACGTTCATCTCGTCGAGAAGACGCCAGAGAAATTGCAGCAGGCGATGGATATGCTTGAAGCGAGTCTAGATCGTCAACTAGAGCGTTGGGCGATTACCTCTGCAGAGAAGAAATTAACATTAAATCGAATACATTTGGAAACATCATTACAGCATCTGGCTCAATGTCAGCTCGTGATCGAAACGATCGATGAAGATTTAGATAGCAAGAAGGATATTATAAGGCAATTAGACAGTATATTGGAAAATGATGCAATTATTGCGAGCAATACATCTACACTAAGCTTGACAGAATTAGCAAGTGCAGCAAAATCTCCCGATCGAGTGATCGGAATGCACTTCGTTTATCCTGCATTGCGTGTAGATGTCGTAGAAATTGTATTGGGGCTTCAGACTTCAGATCTTACTTATAAACGTACGAAAAACTTTATCGAGAAAGAAATTTTCAAACAAGGCATTATGGTATTCGAGTCCCCCGGCTTTGTTACGACTCGCTTAATCTGTCTCATGATCAATGAAGCGCTGCACATCATTGAAGAGGGCGTAGCATCACCAGAGGACATCGACGTCGCAATCAAGCTGGGTTATCAGTTCGAGCACGGTCCACTTGAGATGGCTGATCGCTTCGGGCTGGATTCCGTATGGGCTGCACTGGATAGAATGTTCCGTGAATTCGGAGAAATTAAATATCGCCCGTCGATCATCCTAAAGAAGAAAGTACGTGCTGGACAGCTTGGTGTGAAGAGCGGGATTGGATTTTTTAAGTACAACAAGGATGGTGAAAGGATCTAA
- a CDS encoding acetate kinase: MKVLVINAGSSSLKYQLYDMTTEKVLAKGRVERIGLDASILTHEVENKPDMREVSEILDHTTAIKKVIEMLVHRKFGVLHSMDEIEAVGHRVVHGGESFSKSVLINEEVKLEIRRLFDLAPLHNPAHMMGITAVEDNLPNIPQAVVFDTAFHQTMPKHTYLYAIPTVLYRKHKVRRYGFHGTSHDYVSKAASHYLKRPLEELKLITCHIGNGASCTAIMNGKSYDTSMGMTPLEGLMMGTRSGDMDPAIVPYAISKEDLTMNEINSMLNKHSGLLGISGVSGDLREVIEAMDEGNNNAKVAFEMYVYRIKKYIGAYIAAMNGVDAIIFTAGVGENSSILRQKVCEDMSFFGIDFDEAKNVVRSSEPRDITSDESKVKVLVVPTNEELIIARDTYRLVLEAIETEKARAEAETFKPSELPEGSD, encoded by the coding sequence ATGAAAGTACTCGTCATCAACGCAGGAAGTTCCTCGCTTAAATATCAGCTTTATGATATGACTACGGAAAAAGTTCTCGCTAAAGGACGTGTTGAGCGAATCGGGCTGGATGCGTCAATATTGACGCATGAGGTGGAGAATAAGCCAGACATGCGAGAAGTGAGTGAAATATTAGATCATACAACAGCTATTAAAAAAGTAATAGAAATGCTCGTACATCGTAAATTTGGTGTGTTGCACAGCATGGATGAGATCGAAGCGGTTGGTCATCGTGTTGTTCATGGCGGTGAATCTTTTAGCAAATCGGTGCTTATTAATGAAGAGGTCAAGTTAGAAATTCGCAGATTGTTCGATCTCGCACCTTTGCACAATCCAGCGCATATGATGGGAATTACTGCAGTCGAGGACAATTTGCCAAACATTCCACAAGCAGTCGTATTTGATACCGCATTTCATCAAACGATGCCGAAGCATACTTACCTTTATGCCATTCCAACAGTGCTTTACCGTAAGCATAAGGTGCGAAGATACGGCTTTCACGGAACATCGCATGATTATGTCAGCAAGGCGGCTTCACATTATTTAAAGCGGCCACTTGAGGAGCTTAAGCTGATTACATGCCATATTGGGAATGGCGCAAGCTGTACGGCAATTATGAATGGTAAATCATATGACACAAGTATGGGGATGACTCCGCTTGAAGGTTTAATGATGGGCACGCGTAGCGGTGATATGGACCCGGCGATTGTTCCATATGCAATTAGTAAAGAGGATCTTACGATGAACGAGATCAATTCGATGCTGAATAAGCATAGTGGACTGCTCGGGATTTCGGGTGTCAGTGGTGATCTGCGCGAAGTGATCGAGGCGATGGATGAAGGGAATAACAACGCAAAGGTTGCATTCGAAATGTACGTCTATCGGATTAAGAAATATATTGGTGCGTACATCGCTGCAATGAACGGTGTGGATGCAATCATCTTTACTGCAGGCGTTGGTGAGAACTCAAGCATTTTACGGCAAAAAGTGTGCGAGGATATGTCCTTCTTCGGGATTGATTTCGATGAGGCGAAAAATGTAGTTCGCTCATCTGAGCCTCGTGACATTACATCAGATGAATCGAAGGTGAAAGTACTTGTTGTCCCTACGAATGAAGAGTTAATTATTGCACGGGATACTTATAGACTCGTATTAGAAGCAATTGAAACAGAAAAAGCGAGAGCAGAGGCTGAAACGTTTAAACCGTCTGAGCTACCGGAAGGGTCTGATTAA
- a CDS encoding DnaD domain-containing protein, whose amino-acid sequence MHDRHGYAQGIAEAYMDGAVSIPYALLRTYRALKLSDTEGMLLLQILAYKQLEQNEFPTIEQLQERLGATSSVVGQAVQKLMNNGFLTIDEIFDPVSGIQSEKYNLSGLFQRIGSLLATDGMLSVDVVADEGKASGEGWAHSLNTVPTSQSLFSLFEQEFGRLLTPMEIETINGWVDQDGYAEPLIRFALKESVFAGKLHFRYIDRILLDWSRNRVTNVEEAKLHTQKFRTSRS is encoded by the coding sequence ATGCATGATCGCCATGGATATGCGCAGGGGATTGCTGAAGCCTATATGGATGGGGCTGTCAGTATTCCATATGCTTTGCTTCGTACTTATCGCGCTCTCAAGCTGTCAGATACGGAAGGGATGCTTCTGCTGCAGATACTGGCATATAAGCAACTAGAACAGAATGAATTTCCGACAATCGAACAGCTTCAGGAGCGACTTGGTGCAACGTCCTCAGTCGTTGGACAAGCGGTGCAGAAGCTAATGAACAATGGATTTTTGACGATTGACGAAATATTCGACCCGGTCTCGGGCATTCAATCAGAGAAGTATAACTTGTCGGGATTGTTTCAGAGGATCGGCAGTTTGCTGGCAACTGACGGGATGCTCTCCGTGGATGTGGTAGCTGACGAAGGTAAGGCAAGCGGAGAAGGCTGGGCTCATTCCTTAAATACAGTGCCAACATCTCAGTCATTGTTTTCATTATTTGAGCAGGAGTTTGGCAGGTTGCTCACACCGATGGAAATTGAAACGATTAATGGTTGGGTTGATCAGGATGGATATGCTGAGCCACTCATTCGTTTCGCGCTCAAGGAGTCAGTATTTGCTGGAAAGCTACACTTCCGCTACATCGATCGAATTCTACTCGATTGGAGTCGCAATCGGGTAACGAATGTGGAGGAAGCTAAGCTGCACACACAGAAATTTAGAACATCGAGATCTTGA
- the mtnB gene encoding methylthioribulose 1-phosphate dehydratase, with protein sequence MSGFANILLEEKRRVLAEFTEVKAEFASRGWFAGTGGNLSMRIGPYSPDEFFFAVTASGKDKTRSTPEDFLFVDQDGNPCEATALKPSAETSLHREIYRLTGAGAIFHIHSVFNNIVSEWFWERRAVPIQGVELIKAFNIWDEDALIEVPILTNYADVPRIVPEITERLNPALPGLLIRKHGICAWGKDAFEAKKHLEAFEFLFEYVYRWELLNGTKK encoded by the coding sequence ATGAGTGGCTTTGCTAATATTCTGCTCGAAGAAAAGCGTCGAGTGCTCGCAGAGTTCACCGAGGTGAAAGCTGAGTTTGCTTCACGTGGCTGGTTCGCCGGCACTGGTGGCAATCTATCGATGCGAATTGGTCCCTACTCGCCTGACGAGTTTTTCTTCGCTGTGACCGCAAGCGGCAAAGATAAAACCCGATCTACACCAGAAGACTTTCTGTTCGTAGATCAAGATGGTAATCCTTGCGAAGCGACAGCACTTAAGCCCTCTGCTGAGACATCGCTACACCGTGAAATCTATAGATTGACCGGGGCAGGAGCTATTTTTCATATTCATAGCGTATTTAATAACATCGTGTCCGAGTGGTTTTGGGAGCGTCGCGCAGTTCCGATTCAAGGGGTCGAGCTCATTAAAGCTTTTAATATCTGGGATGAGGATGCACTTATTGAAGTTCCGATTTTAACCAACTATGCAGACGTTCCGCGAATTGTTCCAGAAATCACAGAACGGCTCAACCCCGCACTACCCGGTCTACTTATTCGTAAACATGGCATCTGCGCTTGGGGCAAAGATGCGTTCGAAGCGAAAAAGCACCTTGAAGCATTCGAATTTTTGTTCGAATACGTGTATCGTTGGGAATTACTTAATGGGACTAAAAAATAG
- a CDS encoding 2-hydroxy-3-keto-5-methylthiopentenyl-1-phosphate phosphatase produces MKTHTNHFPRPPVLFCDFDGTITTSDNIVAIMKHFNPPGCEAIVNDIINESKSIKQGVGEMFALLPSSMKEEITSFVLNQATIRPGFTQLLEWCKLHEVPFYVTSGGIDFFLYPILAPFEIPTDHIYCNGSDFNGTNINILWPHPCDEQCEHGECGMCKTAVIRQYPENEYFRILIGDSITDFAGAKIVDLVFSRSYLTEKCIELGLPHIPFETFHDVVHHLEQGGKKS; encoded by the coding sequence ATGAAGACGCACACGAACCATTTTCCACGACCACCTGTACTGTTTTGCGACTTTGATGGAACGATTACGACGAGCGACAACATCGTTGCCATCATGAAGCACTTTAACCCGCCGGGCTGTGAAGCGATCGTGAACGATATTATCAATGAGTCGAAATCGATTAAACAAGGTGTCGGAGAAATGTTCGCATTGCTCCCGTCATCTATGAAAGAAGAGATCACCTCCTTTGTTCTGAACCAAGCCACCATTCGTCCTGGATTTACGCAATTGCTAGAATGGTGCAAGCTTCATGAGGTTCCTTTCTATGTCACTAGCGGTGGAATCGACTTTTTCCTTTATCCGATTCTCGCTCCATTCGAGATCCCTACTGATCATATTTATTGCAATGGTAGTGACTTCAACGGGACTAACATCAACATTTTATGGCCGCATCCGTGCGACGAGCAATGTGAACATGGCGAGTGTGGCATGTGTAAAACAGCAGTCATTCGACAATATCCCGAAAACGAGTATTTTCGTATCTTAATCGGTGATAGCATCACTGATTTCGCTGGAGCGAAAATTGTTGATCTCGTATTTTCACGCTCCTACTTAACAGAAAAGTGCATCGAGCTCGGCTTACCGCATATTCCGTTTGAAACGTTCCACGATGTCGTTCATCATTTGGAGCAGGGAGGCAAGAAATCATGA
- a CDS encoding 2,3-diketo-5-methylthiopentyl-1-phosphate enolase: MTNSYSKATYRLYDDNADFNKKALGIAVGLTVGSWTELPEATKERMQQHLGQVVSVDVHEGANVASGERYANITIAYPDVNFSRDIPALLVTVFGKLSMDGKIKLIDLEPSTQFLSAFPGPKFGLQGVRNLLGVHDRPLVMSIFKSVIGHDLPTLREQFLQQALGGVDLIKDDEILFENPLTPLEKRVAACIDAAKEAERTTGQKLLYFTNLTGSTFQLKENAKRAIAAGANGLLFNVLAYGYDALAELAADPAINVPIAAHPSLAGALYPSMHHGISAPLLLGKLTRIAGADLSLFPSPYGSVVMPKEENLAVMEALLTPSLPQASAFPVPSAGIHPGLVPLIMRDFGPDVVVNAGGGVHGHPGGAAAGGRAFRQAVDAIRSGASLEQYSQTHHELQQAIELWGIRTS, encoded by the coding sequence ATGACAAATAGCTACAGCAAAGCAACCTATCGTCTGTATGATGACAATGCAGATTTCAATAAAAAAGCTCTCGGGATTGCAGTTGGATTAACTGTCGGAAGTTGGACTGAGCTTCCCGAAGCGACAAAGGAGCGAATGCAGCAGCATCTCGGACAGGTCGTGTCCGTCGATGTACACGAAGGGGCAAACGTCGCTTCAGGCGAGCGATATGCCAACATCACAATTGCTTATCCCGATGTTAACTTCAGTCGCGACATCCCTGCCCTACTCGTCACTGTATTCGGTAAGCTATCGATGGACGGCAAAATTAAACTGATTGACCTTGAACCGTCTACGCAATTTCTAAGTGCTTTCCCAGGTCCGAAATTTGGTCTGCAAGGCGTGCGAAATCTGTTAGGTGTACATGATCGCCCGCTCGTAATGAGCATCTTCAAATCGGTGATCGGACACGACCTTCCAACTTTGCGCGAGCAGTTTCTTCAGCAGGCGCTTGGTGGAGTAGATTTGATTAAAGACGATGAAATTTTGTTTGAAAATCCGCTTACTCCGCTAGAAAAGCGAGTTGCTGCTTGCATCGATGCAGCTAAGGAAGCAGAACGTACAACGGGTCAGAAGCTCCTATACTTTACGAATCTAACCGGATCGACATTCCAATTGAAAGAGAATGCGAAACGTGCAATTGCTGCAGGCGCCAACGGTTTACTATTCAACGTGCTTGCCTATGGCTATGATGCACTCGCTGAACTCGCAGCAGATCCAGCGATCAATGTACCGATTGCAGCACATCCTTCGCTGGCAGGAGCTCTCTATCCTTCGATGCACCACGGGATCTCTGCACCTTTACTACTTGGCAAGCTAACGCGGATTGCAGGAGCTGATCTCTCTCTCTTCCCTTCTCCATACGGTTCTGTCGTCATGCCGAAGGAAGAAAATCTTGCTGTCATGGAAGCATTGCTAACACCGTCGTTGCCACAAGCTTCGGCGTTCCCTGTACCTTCAGCAGGCATTCATCCAGGGCTCGTACCACTCATTATGCGTGATTTCGGTCCAGATGTCGTTGTGAATGCCGGAGGCGGTGTACACGGTCACCCCGGTGGTGCAGCAGCAGGCGGGCGCGCATTCCGTCAAGCTGTAGATGCAATTCGCAGTGGAGCTTCACTCGAACAATATAGTCAAACTCATCATGAGCTTCAGCAAGCAATAGAACTTTGGGGGATTCGAACATCATGA
- the proC gene encoding pyrroline-5-carboxylate reductase codes for MTEQHPSTEAKITFYGAGSMAEAILRGLVQSKLAAPSHITVMNRQNEQRLLELHQQYGVIPAASETQKQAALHDADIIILGMKPKDAAQAITALAPILRPTQLIISVIAGLSISTIQQLLGSDQPVIRTMPNTSSTIGLGATGISFSSSVDDSQRSLALSMFNSIGLSAIVEEPLIEAVNGISGSGPAYIYYMMEAMINAGIELGLTAEAARTLTVQTVKGAAEMVLTTGENPADLRRKVTSPNGTTQAALETLDSNGFQQGINKAIIRCAERAREMGEAIRAEAFK; via the coding sequence ATGACTGAGCAACACCCTTCAACAGAAGCAAAGATCACATTCTATGGTGCAGGCTCGATGGCGGAAGCCATATTGCGCGGATTAGTCCAATCAAAGTTAGCCGCACCCTCTCATATTACGGTGATGAATCGTCAAAACGAGCAACGACTGCTCGAATTACACCAACAATATGGTGTTATTCCTGCTGCAAGCGAGACGCAAAAGCAAGCCGCACTACACGATGCCGATATCATCATTCTTGGCATGAAGCCTAAGGATGCGGCACAAGCCATTACTGCGCTAGCACCGATACTTCGCCCAACACAGCTCATTATTTCTGTTATCGCAGGCTTGTCCATCTCTACAATCCAACAACTCCTAGGAAGCGATCAGCCGGTCATCCGAACGATGCCGAACACCTCGAGTACAATTGGCTTAGGTGCAACTGGAATTAGCTTCTCCTCTTCTGTCGATGACTCACAGCGCTCGCTAGCCTTATCTATGTTCAACTCAATCGGTCTAAGTGCAATCGTCGAAGAACCATTGATTGAAGCGGTGAACGGAATTTCAGGAAGTGGCCCCGCTTACATCTATTACATGATGGAAGCGATGATTAATGCGGGGATCGAGCTAGGCTTAACAGCTGAAGCAGCTAGAACATTAACCGTTCAAACCGTCAAAGGCGCTGCCGAGATGGTGCTCACGACAGGTGAAAACCCAGCAGATTTACGGCGTAAAGTAACTTCACCAAACGGTACAACGCAAGCGGCTTTAGAAACGTTGGACAGCAATGGTTTCCAGCAAGGCATTAACAAAGCGATTATTCGCTGTGCGGAGCGTGCCAGAGAAATGGGCGAAGCAATTCGCGCAGAAGCTTTCAAATAA
- a CDS encoding glutamate-5-semialdehyde dehydrogenase, whose protein sequence is MSEVLSKVKAAKATTVRLGSLTTAEKNEALIMMADALIANETAILAANEEDLRTGKEQGTSASLLDRIKLTPARIAAIAEGVLQVVGLPDPISEILETSTRPNGLFIEKRRVPIGVIGMIYEARPNVTVDAASLCLKTGNAVVLRGGSAALSSNRCIVNVLRDALSRSAMPADALQLIEDPKRSSVDEMLKLNGFLDVIIPRGGASLIQNVVQNATVPVIETGAGICHTFIDATAQLAMASDIAFNAKVQRPSVCNAMETLLVHRAFANEHLQAVAERFREANVEIRGCAVTHEFIGWSKPATDEDYATEYNDYILNLKIVNDLDEALEHIRRFSTLHSECIVTEDQANAERFLQEVDAAAVYHNASTRFTDGFEFGYGAEIGISTQKLHARGPMGLPALTSTKYRVVGSGQIRS, encoded by the coding sequence ATGAGTGAAGTCTTATCTAAGGTTAAAGCTGCGAAAGCTACAACTGTGCGATTAGGATCATTAACAACTGCGGAGAAAAATGAAGCATTAATCATGATGGCTGATGCATTAATTGCAAATGAAACTGCAATTCTTGCAGCTAACGAAGAAGACTTGCGAACGGGCAAGGAGCAAGGGACTTCAGCTTCCCTTCTCGATCGCATTAAGCTAACACCTGCTCGTATTGCAGCAATTGCTGAGGGCGTGTTGCAAGTTGTCGGATTACCTGATCCAATTAGCGAAATACTAGAAACGAGTACGCGACCTAACGGACTCTTCATCGAGAAGCGTCGTGTTCCAATTGGTGTCATTGGCATGATCTACGAAGCTAGACCAAATGTAACGGTAGATGCTGCTTCACTTTGTCTAAAGACAGGCAACGCAGTTGTGCTTCGCGGCGGTTCTGCCGCCCTATCTTCAAATCGTTGTATTGTCAACGTTCTTCGCGATGCACTTTCTCGTTCGGCAATGCCAGCCGATGCTCTGCAATTGATCGAAGATCCTAAACGCAGTTCTGTTGATGAAATGCTGAAGTTGAACGGATTTCTCGATGTAATTATCCCAAGAGGTGGTGCATCTCTTATCCAGAACGTTGTCCAAAATGCAACTGTACCTGTTATTGAAACGGGGGCAGGCATTTGTCATACATTCATCGATGCGACAGCTCAGCTGGCAATGGCTTCAGACATCGCATTCAATGCGAAGGTTCAGCGTCCATCCGTCTGCAATGCGATGGAGACACTGCTCGTTCATCGTGCATTTGCGAATGAGCATTTGCAAGCGGTCGCCGAACGATTCCGTGAAGCGAACGTCGAGATTAGAGGCTGTGCAGTAACGCACGAATTCATCGGATGGTCGAAGCCTGCAACGGATGAAGATTATGCCACAGAGTACAATGACTACATTTTAAATTTGAAAATCGTTAATGATCTAGACGAAGCGCTTGAGCATATTCGTCGCTTCTCCACACTTCATTCGGAGTGCATCGTTACTGAGGATCAAGCAAACGCAGAGCGTTTCCTACAAGAAGTCGATGCTGCTGCGGTATATCACAACGCATCCACTCGATTTACAGACGGCTTTGAGTTCGGTTATGGAGCTGAGATTGGGATTAGCACGCAAAAGCTCCATGCACGCGGTCCAATGGGCTTGCCTGCGCTCACTTCAACCAAATACCGAGTCGTCGGTTCCGGCCAAATTCGATCATAG
- the proB gene encoding glutamate 5-kinase: protein MSQRIVVKIGSSSLTSEEGGLNRKQVQFFAEELASLQQAGHQVLLVTSGAQAAGFRQLGYPTKPKAIHEKQASAAVGQALLMQAYHEAFAIRGITVAQILLTRPDFSNRSRAKNAQRTIEELLKQHALPIINENDTVVVNEIKFGDNDSLSALVANLVKADGLYILTDMDGVYTADPRKNPEAKRIERVEVLTEQLYNSAGGAGTAVGTGGMRSKIDAARIAMQGGVPLFVGRVSEPGDLEAAVNGKGKGTTFASALHSLSSKKQWVSFLSVPEGKLIIDDGAETALMKNGRSLLPAGITAVVGDFHPGDVVEVSNQAGRILGRGVTQYAAWQVTAVAGLSSEEVMRRIEVSRAEVIHRDEWVASNIIKEADDNE, encoded by the coding sequence ATGAGTCAGCGGATCGTCGTCAAAATTGGCAGCAGCTCCCTCACCTCCGAGGAGGGCGGACTGAACCGCAAGCAGGTACAGTTTTTCGCGGAGGAGCTAGCGAGTTTGCAGCAAGCTGGACACCAAGTGCTGTTAGTTACTTCTGGTGCACAAGCAGCTGGGTTTCGGCAGCTAGGCTACCCTACTAAGCCGAAAGCGATTCACGAGAAACAGGCTTCCGCAGCTGTAGGCCAAGCGTTACTTATGCAGGCGTACCATGAAGCTTTCGCCATTCGTGGAATAACAGTCGCTCAAATCTTGCTCACACGTCCAGACTTCAGCAATCGAAGTCGTGCAAAGAACGCACAACGGACGATTGAAGAACTGTTAAAGCAGCACGCCCTACCCATTATCAATGAAAATGACACCGTAGTCGTGAACGAAATTAAGTTCGGCGACAATGATTCTTTGTCAGCGCTCGTTGCAAATTTGGTTAAAGCAGATGGCTTATATATTTTGACCGATATGGATGGCGTCTACACCGCTGACCCACGCAAAAATCCTGAGGCAAAGCGGATCGAACGGGTCGAGGTACTTACCGAGCAGCTCTACAACTCAGCTGGTGGTGCCGGAACGGCGGTCGGTACGGGCGGCATGCGTTCGAAGATCGATGCTGCGCGGATTGCGATGCAGGGTGGAGTGCCACTGTTCGTCGGTCGTGTTAGTGAACCCGGCGACCTTGAAGCTGCAGTCAATGGTAAAGGCAAAGGGACGACTTTCGCGTCTGCGCTCCACTCCCTCTCTTCGAAGAAGCAATGGGTGAGCTTTCTCTCCGTCCCCGAAGGTAAGCTAATCATTGATGACGGTGCAGAAACGGCACTTATGAAAAATGGACGTAGCCTGCTCCCCGCCGGAATTACTGCAGTTGTGGGTGATTTCCACCCCGGCGATGTCGTCGAAGTCAGCAATCAAGCTGGTCGTATTCTAGGTCGCGGTGTAACTCAATATGCAGCATGGCAAGTCACAGCAGTTGCAGGATTGTCAAGTGAAGAAGTCATGCGAAGAATCGAAGTGTCCAGAGCAGAAGTCATACACCGCGATGAATGGGTCGCATCAAATATCATTAAGGAGGCAGATGACAATGAGTGA
- a CDS encoding pyridoxal phosphate-dependent aminotransferase, producing the protein MSFQISPAERLRVLPEQFFAALVAKANARAASGKDVINLGQGNPDLPTPSNIVDKLKSAADNPQYHKYPPFRGYPFLKQAIVQRYKEDYGVDLNPDTEVAILFGGKTGLVELSQCLLNPGDVCLVPDPGYPDYWSGVALAGAEMAFMPLVAENDFLPDYEALSDEQLRRAKLMFLNYPNNPTAAVATESFYKDTVAFAERNGIVVASDFAYGTIGFDGQRPRSFLQTPGAKEVGVEFYTLSKSYNMAGWRVGFALGNPQVIEMINLIQDHMYCSLFGGIQEAAAEALTGPQHSVSQLVATYESRRDVLYHAFGEIGWHARKPAGSFFSWLPVPEGHSSMSFANLLLEQADIVVAPGTGFGTYGEGYVRLGLLTSEERLREVASRIGRLNLF; encoded by the coding sequence ATGAGTTTCCAAATTTCACCCGCTGAGCGCCTTCGCGTATTGCCTGAACAATTTTTCGCGGCACTTGTCGCCAAAGCGAATGCGCGTGCTGCAAGTGGTAAAGACGTTATTAACCTAGGGCAAGGCAATCCGGATTTGCCTACACCTTCAAATATTGTAGACAAGCTAAAATCAGCTGCCGATAACCCCCAGTATCACAAATATCCGCCGTTTCGCGGCTATCCTTTCTTGAAGCAGGCTATCGTACAACGTTATAAAGAAGATTACGGGGTGGACCTGAATCCAGATACAGAAGTTGCGATTTTATTTGGTGGAAAAACAGGCCTTGTCGAGCTTAGCCAATGCTTGCTCAATCCTGGCGATGTCTGTCTCGTACCAGATCCAGGTTATCCAGACTATTGGTCCGGCGTCGCGCTCGCAGGTGCAGAGATGGCGTTCATGCCTTTAGTTGCCGAAAATGATTTCTTGCCCGATTACGAAGCTTTATCGGACGAACAATTACGCCGAGCCAAGCTGATGTTCTTGAATTATCCGAACAACCCGACAGCAGCTGTAGCAACTGAGTCGTTCTATAAAGACACTGTTGCTTTTGCAGAGCGGAACGGCATCGTAGTTGCGAGCGACTTTGCCTATGGGACAATTGGGTTCGATGGTCAACGTCCACGCAGCTTCTTGCAAACACCGGGTGCGAAAGAAGTCGGTGTGGAGTTCTATACGCTGTCTAAATCGTATAATATGGCCGGTTGGCGAGTGGGCTTCGCACTTGGAAACCCGCAAGTGATCGAGATGATCAACCTCATTCAAGATCACATGTATTGCAGCTTATTCGGTGGGATCCAAGAAGCTGCTGCTGAAGCGTTAACAGGTCCGCAGCACTCGGTTTCGCAGCTTGTTGCTACCTATGAAAGTCGTCGAGACGTTTTGTATCATGCGTTCGGTGAGATCGGTTGGCATGCGCGCAAGCCTGCTGGGTCGTTCTTCAGTTGGCTCCCTGTTCCCGAGGGACATTCATCCATGTCTTTCGCAAACCTCCTGTTGGAGCAAGCCGACATCGTTGTTGCACCTGGCACAGGGTTCGGTACTTACGGTGAAGGTTATGTTCGGCTTGGCTTGCTTACTTCGGAGGAGCGTCTTCGCGAGGTTGCTTCTCGCATTGGCCGGCTTAACTTGTTTTAA